A single Bdellovibrio sp. ArHS DNA region contains:
- a CDS encoding hydroxymethylglutaryl-CoA reductase, degradative, which yields MKKQLLDIFKGFSKLSREERLKALMDVGVLHDSDVEYLSKGGLRDTSLGEKFIENVIGYFQLPLGVATNFNIDGKDYVIPMAVEETSIVAAVCKSAKWIRESGSITTEVVGNDIIGQIQCAKIKDFTQFEKQILAQKNFLIEISNREVAFGLVRRGGGVRDIQVRRVPRGDGSDMAVVHVLMDPCDAMGANIMNQVCEFLKEPIEQFTGEKVTMCILSNLVDSKITRATVHIKDIDPELAEKIEEASLFAQQDPYRAATNNKGVLNGIDPVLIATGNDWRAVEAGIHAYASRDGQYRSITRWFRDGEGGLKGVFEAPLIVGTVGGVTTLHPTAMMCMKMLGTTSANELSRVIAAVGLVQNLGALKALTTVGIIEGHMKLHTKNLALGAGAEEKEIPLVQKKLEEILAVRKRISLSNAIDVLKELRSSQRATTTTRTHS from the coding sequence ATGAAAAAGCAGCTTCTAGACATCTTTAAAGGTTTCTCTAAACTTTCTCGTGAAGAAAGACTGAAAGCATTGATGGACGTGGGCGTTCTTCATGATTCTGATGTTGAGTATCTGTCGAAGGGCGGGTTGCGCGACACTTCTTTGGGTGAAAAGTTCATCGAAAACGTGATCGGTTACTTCCAGCTTCCTTTGGGAGTTGCGACGAACTTCAATATCGATGGCAAAGACTACGTAATTCCCATGGCTGTTGAAGAAACTTCGATCGTCGCGGCAGTGTGCAAATCCGCCAAATGGATTCGGGAATCAGGTTCGATTACGACAGAAGTGGTCGGTAACGATATCATCGGACAGATCCAATGTGCGAAGATCAAAGACTTCACTCAGTTTGAAAAACAAATCCTGGCTCAGAAAAACTTCCTGATTGAAATTTCCAACCGTGAAGTGGCGTTCGGTTTAGTTCGCCGTGGTGGTGGTGTTCGCGACATCCAGGTCCGCCGAGTGCCGCGCGGTGATGGCAGCGACATGGCCGTGGTTCATGTTTTGATGGACCCTTGCGACGCAATGGGTGCCAACATCATGAATCAGGTTTGCGAGTTCTTAAAGGAACCGATCGAACAATTTACCGGCGAAAAAGTGACGATGTGTATTCTGTCGAATCTTGTGGATTCCAAAATCACTCGCGCGACGGTTCACATCAAGGACATTGATCCTGAGTTGGCAGAAAAAATTGAAGAGGCCTCTTTGTTTGCGCAGCAAGATCCCTATCGTGCAGCGACCAACAACAAAGGTGTTCTTAACGGCATTGACCCGGTTCTTATCGCGACTGGAAACGACTGGCGCGCGGTCGAGGCTGGGATTCATGCTTACGCTTCTCGCGACGGACAGTATCGCTCTATCACTCGTTGGTTCCGTGATGGGGAAGGCGGCCTTAAAGGTGTTTTCGAAGCTCCGCTCATCGTTGGCACCGTTGGGGGTGTGACCACTCTTCATCCGACGGCAATGATGTGCATGAAGATGTTGGGAACGACTTCTGCGAACGAACTTTCTCGAGTCATCGCGGCGGTGGGTTTGGTCCAAAACCTGGGCGCTTTAAAAGCGCTGACGACCGTAGGAATCATCGAAGGTCACATGAAGCTTCACACAAAAAACCTGGCCTTGGGTGCGGGTGCTGAAGAAAAAGAAATTCCGTTGGTGCAAAAGAAACTCGAAGAGATCCTGGCGGTTCGTAAACGCATCTCTTTAAGCAATGCAATCGACGTGCTTAAAGAGCTTCGTTCTTCACAAAGAGCGACGACGACCACACGCACACATAGTTAG
- a CDS encoding membrane protein — MSIDFTCKSFGKWILAGEHAVLRGVPALVFPIQSRNLELNYSRTESPLELRLVGDHGKDLQLLVWGVLEKACELKKIPRHDIKGVLLLESSIPVGAGMGASAALCVALTRWLGYLGYVPESEYYEFARDLENLFHGESSGVDIAVALSGEGLYFVRNGERKPLASAWKPRWYISYSGKRGVTVDAVNKVKDLLLQNPEVGEKIDQQMAHAVTLAQKALQMDSREGLPLLAQAIEEGGQCFEQWGLNEGAPGLHIQWLKEKGALAVKPTGSGGGGYVLSLWEQEPAAEVLEKLIPC; from the coding sequence ATGTCCATTGATTTTACCTGTAAGTCCTTTGGCAAATGGATTCTTGCTGGCGAACATGCTGTTTTGCGTGGTGTGCCGGCTTTGGTTTTTCCAATTCAATCCCGAAATCTGGAATTGAACTATTCGCGCACAGAATCTCCTTTAGAGTTGCGTCTAGTCGGCGATCACGGAAAAGACCTGCAGCTTTTAGTTTGGGGTGTTTTAGAGAAAGCCTGCGAACTAAAAAAAATCCCACGCCATGATATCAAAGGTGTCTTACTTCTAGAGTCGTCAATTCCCGTTGGCGCGGGTATGGGCGCTTCGGCGGCGCTGTGTGTAGCTTTGACTCGTTGGTTGGGGTATCTGGGCTATGTACCTGAAAGTGAGTACTACGAGTTCGCCCGTGATTTGGAAAATCTTTTTCACGGTGAAAGCAGTGGCGTGGATATCGCAGTGGCATTGTCAGGCGAAGGTCTGTACTTCGTTCGCAATGGCGAGCGCAAACCTTTGGCGTCCGCGTGGAAACCCCGCTGGTATATTTCTTATTCGGGCAAGCGTGGCGTGACGGTGGATGCGGTGAACAAGGTGAAAGACCTGCTACTGCAGAATCCAGAGGTCGGTGAAAAAATCGACCAACAAATGGCCCACGCGGTGACGTTGGCTCAGAAGGCTCTGCAGATGGATTCGCGAGAAGGATTGCCTCTTTTAGCGCAAGCAATTGAAGAAGGTGGTCAGTGTTTTGAACAGTGGGGCTTGAACGAAGGAGCTCCCGGTCTGCATATTCAGTGGCTTAAAGAGAAGGGCGCCCTGGCCGTAAAACCGACGGGGTCGGGTGGCGGAGGTTACGTGCTGTCGTTATGGGAGCAAGAGCCTGCTGCGGAAGTTCTAGAAAAACTGATTCCTTGTTAA
- the fni gene encoding type 2 isopentenyl-diphosphate Delta-isomerase: MEESNNQFEQRKRDHIKIALDPRSQTEGQNGLDSIELIHEALPNLDFKEVDISTSLFLKDPVTKDSFSLSSPIFISSMTAGHEQGREINEALARLSDRRQILMGVGSQRRELEDSNAAEEWNRVRRQAPKALLLGNIGIAQLIKSPIDKVQRLIESTQAVALFVHVNPLQEALQPEGTRDFRHGLEALENLVKIAGVPVVVKEVGCGFSVETLKRLENIGIYAVDVAGKGGTHWGRVEGYRSQENDLLYKVAQTFANWGISTVQSVLNAKEARVSYEIWASGGVRNGLEVAKLCALGANKVGLARPFLEAALKGDEALEELMNKLETELKIALFCTGSKNLKDLQTKRVIR; this comes from the coding sequence ATGGAAGAGTCTAATAACCAATTTGAACAAAGAAAGCGCGATCACATAAAAATCGCGCTGGATCCAAGGTCGCAGACTGAAGGACAAAATGGTTTAGACTCGATCGAATTGATTCATGAGGCTTTGCCTAATTTGGATTTTAAAGAGGTCGATATATCGACCTCTTTGTTTTTAAAAGACCCTGTTACCAAAGATTCCTTTTCGCTTTCTTCTCCTATTTTTATTTCTTCGATGACCGCGGGGCATGAACAAGGCCGCGAAATCAATGAGGCCTTGGCTCGTCTCAGTGATCGTCGTCAGATTTTAATGGGTGTCGGATCACAAAGAAGAGAGTTGGAAGATTCCAATGCGGCTGAAGAATGGAACCGTGTGCGTCGTCAGGCGCCCAAGGCTCTTTTGTTGGGCAATATTGGAATCGCTCAGCTCATCAAAAGCCCTATCGATAAAGTTCAACGTCTGATTGAGTCCACGCAGGCCGTGGCCCTTTTTGTCCACGTCAATCCTCTTCAGGAAGCCTTGCAGCCCGAAGGAACTCGTGACTTTCGACATGGACTAGAAGCTCTAGAAAATCTGGTGAAAATTGCCGGCGTTCCCGTTGTCGTCAAAGAGGTGGGATGTGGATTTTCCGTGGAAACCCTGAAACGCCTTGAAAACATTGGCATCTATGCTGTTGATGTGGCGGGCAAGGGCGGCACGCATTGGGGAAGGGTTGAAGGCTATCGTTCCCAAGAGAATGATTTACTGTATAAAGTAGCGCAAACTTTCGCAAACTGGGGTATTAGTACAGTACAGTCGGTTCTGAATGCCAAAGAAGCCCGGGTCAGTTATGAAATCTGGGCCTCCGGGGGCGTTCGCAACGGATTGGAAGTCGCAAAACTTTGTGCTCTGGGGGCCAACAAAGTCGGGCTCGCAAGGCCCTTCTTGGAGGCCGCTCTCAAAGGCGATGAGGCCTTGGAAGAGCTTATGAATAAATTAGAAACTGAGCTTAAGATTGCTTTGTTCTGTACAGGATCAAAAAATCTTAAAGACCTTCAGACAAAGAGGGTGATTCGATGA
- the rplT gene encoding 50S ribosomal protein L20 encodes MARVKSGKTNRARHKKVLKRAKGYYSAGSRAYIHAVEKNDRGMAFAYRDRKAKKRNFRTLWNQRINAAARLNGTTYSRLIGGLIKAGIQVDRKILADLAINDAAGFTALCKHALA; translated from the coding sequence ATGGCTCGTGTAAAAAGTGGTAAAACAAATCGTGCTCGTCACAAAAAGGTTCTTAAAAGAGCAAAAGGTTACTATTCAGCTGGTTCTCGCGCGTACATCCACGCGGTAGAGAAAAACGACCGTGGTATGGCCTTCGCTTACCGCGACCGTAAAGCTAAAAAACGTAACTTCCGCACATTGTGGAATCAACGTATCAATGCAGCAGCTCGTTTGAACGGGACTACATACTCTCGTTTGATCGGTGGCTTGATTAAAGCTGGCATCCAAGTAGATCGTAAAATCTTGGCTGACCTTGCTATCAACGATGCAGCAGGATTCACTGCTCTTTGCAAACACGCTTTGGCGTAA
- a CDS encoding DNA alkylation repair protein gives MLKIQKDILKKRKPARAQTLQRFFKTAPGEYAEGDIFWGLTVPESRSIAKKYADLSLKDVRVLIKSKIHEERLIGLLILVGRFAKSPEKEQEKIYQFYLKNTRYINNWDLVDSSAEYIVGSYLYERDRSILCELAKSPSLWERRIAMLSTFHFIKRGEYKDTLKIAKILLNDPHDLIHKAVGWMLREAGKRVSEQDMRKFLDVHAPKMPRTMLRYAIERLPATDRQYYLKLKSK, from the coding sequence ATGTTAAAAATCCAAAAAGACATCTTAAAGAAGCGCAAGCCCGCTCGGGCACAAACCCTTCAGCGATTTTTTAAAACCGCCCCCGGCGAGTATGCCGAAGGTGATATCTTTTGGGGGCTGACTGTTCCTGAAAGTCGCAGTATCGCAAAAAAATATGCGGATCTTTCTTTAAAAGATGTCCGTGTTCTTATTAAATCCAAAATTCACGAGGAACGGTTGATCGGTCTTTTGATTCTTGTGGGTCGTTTCGCAAAAAGTCCTGAAAAAGAGCAAGAAAAAATCTATCAGTTCTATTTAAAAAACACGCGATATATTAACAATTGGGATCTTGTGGACTCTTCGGCTGAATATATCGTCGGAAGTTATCTTTACGAACGCGATCGTTCGATCTTATGCGAACTCGCAAAATCTCCCAGTCTTTGGGAGCGACGAATCGCCATGCTTTCCACCTTTCATTTTATCAAGCGCGGGGAATATAAAGACACGCTGAAAATCGCCAAGATCTTGCTTAACGACCCTCATGATCTGATTCACAAAGCGGTCGGCTGGATGTTGCGGGAAGCCGGAAAACGAGTCAGCGAGCAAGATATGCGCAAATTCTTAGATGTGCATGCCCCGAAAATGCCTCGCACCATGCTTCGTTATGCAATCGAAAGGCTGCCAGCGACGGATCGTCAGTATTATCTGAAGCTTAAAAGCAAATAA
- the mvaD gene encoding diphosphomevalonate decarboxylase, with product MKQVLVSAPSNIALIKYMGKIEGSGNKPTNGSLSYTLENLRTYVRLTQIDEAQDQWKLLVREDLEKMNLSEKGQQRFLKHLQNLKDKWGVTQNFLVESANNFPSDCGLASSASSFAALTLAAAEMFQKINPQPWGADRKVLSELSRQGSGSSCRSLFSPWALWLHEYAEPMNLPVKDLHHIVVVVEDSKKEVSSSEAHKLVTTSPRFAGRVERAEIRLKDLSQALQFDDWHMARQIVWDEFIDMHRLFETSTPSFSYMTDESKKVLEECQKLWNKWQDGPLVTMDAGANVHMLFRNDQKKSFETYRELFQKEYKVLAFEGVKPDVH from the coding sequence ATGAAACAAGTTTTAGTGTCTGCTCCTTCTAATATCGCTCTTATAAAGTACATGGGTAAGATCGAGGGGTCTGGCAATAAGCCGACGAACGGCTCTTTGTCCTATACCCTGGAAAACTTAAGAACCTATGTGCGTTTAACCCAGATTGATGAAGCTCAAGATCAGTGGAAGCTATTGGTTCGTGAAGATCTTGAAAAAATGAATTTGTCAGAAAAAGGGCAGCAGCGTTTTTTAAAACATCTGCAAAATCTTAAAGATAAGTGGGGCGTGACTCAAAACTTTCTTGTCGAGTCGGCGAATAATTTTCCTTCCGACTGTGGGCTGGCTAGCTCCGCTTCGAGTTTCGCGGCTTTGACTTTAGCCGCGGCGGAAATGTTTCAGAAAATAAATCCTCAGCCTTGGGGGGCGGATAGAAAAGTTTTGTCAGAGCTTTCTCGGCAAGGTTCGGGATCTTCTTGTCGTTCGTTGTTTTCGCCGTGGGCTCTTTGGTTGCACGAATACGCAGAGCCGATGAATTTGCCGGTGAAGGATCTGCATCATATCGTCGTCGTGGTGGAAGATAGCAAAAAAGAGGTTTCCAGTTCAGAAGCGCATAAACTTGTAACGACAAGCCCCCGTTTTGCAGGTCGCGTGGAACGCGCGGAAATTCGTCTGAAGGATCTTTCCCAAGCTTTGCAATTTGATGACTGGCACATGGCCCGTCAGATCGTCTGGGACGAGTTTATTGATATGCATCGCTTGTTTGAGACCAGCACGCCGTCGTTTAGCTATATGACAGATGAATCCAAGAAGGTTTTGGAGGAGTGCCAAAAGCTTTGGAACAAATGGCAAGACGGTCCGTTGGTGACAATGGATGCCGGCGCCAATGTGCATATGCTATTTAGAAACGACCAAAAGAAGTCTTTCGAGACCTACCGAGAGCTCTTCCAAAAAGAGTATAAAGTTTTAGCCTTTGAAGGTGTTAAACCCGATGTCCATTGA
- the rpmI gene encoding 50S ribosomal protein L35, whose protein sequence is MRTHSGAKKRLKVLSSGKVKKKSTRMRHLNSHMSSKTKRQLGKTSYVEDANMLQVRRCLVF, encoded by the coding sequence ATGCGCACTCACTCAGGCGCTAAGAAACGTTTGAAAGTTCTTTCAAGCGGTAAAGTTAAGAAAAAAAGCACTCGCATGCGTCACTTGAACTCGCACATGAGCTCAAAAACGAAAAGACAACTAGGTAAGACATCATACGTAGAAGACGCGAACATGCTACAAGTTCGTCGTTGCTTGGTGTTCTAG